From a region of the Kwoniella newhampshirensis strain CBS 13917 chromosome 11, whole genome shotgun sequence genome:
- a CDS encoding DNA replication complex GINS protein PSF3 yields the protein MDDNYFSLNSILADNHKLSCTFTLDVPGLGYLEGGTENDIHQHAKVELPFWLAQTLSLNEFTTFPLPPPYTNRVKSALNASAQSVKLANLVGGNGWWYRWGRRIADVLDDEPQADLLNVLLKAFVNRLPALQDLAAHHASADHTLPENSTSSGEAFRDGMEGDERELFAIGQESGKLSKGWYDSNSGRKGGR from the exons ATGGACGACAATTATTTCTCGCTCAACTCGATCTTGGCTGATAATCAT AAACTATCATGTACTTTCACGCTGGACGTCCCAGGGCTCGGCTACCTGGAAGGTGGAACAGAGAACGAT ATACATCAACATGCGAAAGTTGAGTTGCCGTTCTGGCTGGCTCAGACATTGAGtctcaa CGAATTCACCACTttccccctccctccacccTACACCAACCGGGTCAAGTCAGCCCTCAACGCATCCGCTCAGTCTGTCAAGCTTGCGAATCTGGTAGGAGGGAACGGGTGGTGGTATagatggggaagaagaattgCGGATGTTCTGGATGATGAACCTCAGGCGGATCTGTTGAATGTGCTTTTGAAG GCATTCGTGAACCGTCTTCCGGCGCTTCAGGATCTTGCAGCACATCATGCTAGTGCCGATCATACTCTGCCTGAAAACAGTACGAGCAGCGGAGAAGCTTTCCGCGATGGGATGGAGggcgatgagagagaaT TGTTCGCTATAGGACAAGAATCGGGCAAGCTATCGAAAGGGTGGTACGATTCAAATAGCgggagaaagggaggtAGATGA